The following proteins are co-located in the Labrys monachus genome:
- a CDS encoding LysR family transcriptional regulator, translating into MPPHQGLRHMPWSSFGLDLVTLRVFKAAVEERSLVWAAERERLALSAISRRISEMEARIGAALLRRHDRGVEPTAAGEALMRHLDTLFEVLEHTIVDMEAFAAGHRGQIRLQANLSVPAGSFPEELASFQKSHPDIDLYIEERISADIIHSVQIGTAEIGLVSATMHAPNLQLLHWRTDHLVELR; encoded by the coding sequence ATGCCGCCACATCAGGGACTGCGGCATATGCCATGGTCGAGCTTCGGCCTCGACCTCGTGACTTTGCGCGTTTTCAAGGCGGCGGTGGAAGAGCGCAGCCTCGTCTGGGCCGCCGAAAGGGAGCGCCTGGCGCTGTCGGCCATCAGCCGCAGGATCTCGGAAATGGAGGCGCGCATCGGCGCGGCCCTGCTGCGCCGTCATGACCGCGGGGTCGAGCCCACTGCGGCGGGTGAGGCGCTGATGAGGCATCTCGACACGCTTTTCGAGGTGCTCGAACATACGATCGTCGATATGGAGGCGTTTGCCGCGGGCCATCGCGGCCAGATCCGCCTGCAGGCCAATCTGTCGGTGCCGGCCGGCTCCTTCCCCGAGGAACTGGCGAGCTTCCAGAAGAGCCATCCTGATATCGACCTGTATATCGAGGAGCGGATCAGCGCCGACATCATCCATTCCGTGCAGATCGGAACGGCGGAAATCGGCCTTGTCTCCGCCACCATGCATGCGCCCAACCTGCAATTGCTGCATTGGCGCACGGACCATCTCGTGGAATTACGGTGA
- a CDS encoding Na/Pi cotransporter family protein, giving the protein MLDLLGAVALLLWGLRLVKTGVMRSLGIRLRRWIASGTRNRLLAFGVGLVATLVLQSSTATALMTASFAGSGFMSTMMAQSIMLGANVGTSLVTRILALDLRLLAPAMIAAGVSAFGFSRSAPAKGLSRAILGLGLMLLSLRLLGEATEPMQHSRALIALMASLDAVPVLAVAVASVLAAAASSSLAIVLLAMSLAASATVTPALGIALVLGANLGGAVPPVLGTWRHGPLARRVTIGNMLVRLAGCAAVLPFIDMAARLLSDVARDPAALVIAAHMAFNGLLAVALLPLVRPLSAMMGRLLPEAAEPDGGPCHLDPDGLDMPALALAGAARETLRIGDCITTMLQTNQEALRRNDTGHSSRIAAMDDEVDRLNSAVKLYLARLNRSALDHGDEQRSNEIIGYATNLEHIGDIIDRNLCDLVDRKIRNRLSFSVEGEAEIEELYRVTLENLRLAQSILVTGDVQLARRLVESKVDIRHLEERSAANHMARLRDGMIESMQTSSLHLDILRDLKRINAHIAAIAYPILKRQGALRESRVMTGEQTALSR; this is encoded by the coding sequence ATGCTCGACCTGCTCGGCGCGGTAGCCCTTCTGCTTTGGGGGCTTCGTCTGGTGAAGACCGGTGTGATGCGGTCCCTCGGCATTCGATTGCGCCGATGGATCGCCTCAGGCACACGCAATCGCCTGCTGGCCTTCGGCGTGGGCCTCGTCGCCACGCTTGTGTTGCAGAGCAGCACCGCCACCGCGCTGATGACGGCCTCGTTCGCCGGCAGCGGGTTCATGAGTACGATGATGGCGCAGTCGATCATGCTCGGCGCCAATGTCGGCACCAGCCTGGTGACGCGCATTCTTGCCTTGGATCTCCGCCTCCTCGCGCCCGCGATGATCGCGGCAGGCGTGTCCGCGTTCGGCTTCAGCCGTTCCGCGCCGGCCAAAGGCCTGTCGCGGGCCATCCTCGGCCTCGGCTTGATGCTGCTCTCGCTGCGGCTTCTCGGCGAAGCGACCGAGCCGATGCAGCATTCCCGGGCGCTCATCGCCCTGATGGCGTCACTGGACGCGGTCCCGGTGCTCGCCGTCGCCGTCGCATCGGTGCTTGCCGCCGCCGCGTCCTCCAGCCTCGCCATCGTGTTGCTGGCGATGTCGCTGGCTGCGAGTGCAACCGTGACGCCCGCGCTCGGCATCGCGCTGGTGCTGGGGGCCAATCTCGGCGGCGCTGTGCCACCCGTTCTCGGCACCTGGCGCCATGGCCCGCTGGCACGCCGCGTGACGATCGGCAACATGCTCGTGCGTCTCGCCGGATGTGCCGCCGTCCTTCCTTTCATCGACATGGCGGCACGGCTTCTTTCGGACGTCGCCCGCGATCCGGCGGCACTCGTCATCGCTGCCCATATGGCCTTCAACGGCCTGCTCGCCGTGGCCCTGCTTCCCCTGGTGAGGCCGCTGTCGGCCATGATGGGGCGCTTGCTGCCCGAAGCGGCGGAACCGGATGGCGGACCGTGTCACCTCGATCCGGACGGTCTGGATATGCCGGCCCTCGCGCTTGCCGGCGCGGCCCGCGAAACGCTGCGCATCGGCGACTGCATCACCACGATGCTGCAGACCAACCAGGAGGCGTTGAGACGGAACGATACGGGCCACTCGTCGAGGATCGCCGCGATGGACGACGAGGTCGACCGGCTGAACAGTGCCGTCAAGCTCTACCTCGCGCGGCTCAACCGCTCCGCTCTCGATCACGGGGACGAGCAGCGTTCGAACGAGATCATCGGCTATGCCACCAATCTGGAGCATATCGGCGATATCATCGACCGGAACCTGTGCGATCTCGTGGACAGGAAGATCCGCAATCGGCTGAGCTTCTCGGTCGAGGGAGAGGCCGAGATCGAGGAACTCTATCGGGTGACGCTGGAGAACCTGCGGCTGGCGCAGAGCATCCTCGTCACAGGCGATGTGCAACTCGCTCGCCGGCTCGTCGAATCCAAGGTCGACATCCGCCATCTGGAGGAACGGTCGGCGGCCAATCACATGGCGCGGCTGCGCGACGGGATGATCGAGAGCATGCAAACCAGTTCGCTGCATCTCGACATCCTGCGCGACCTGAAGCGCATCAACGCCCATATCGCAGCCATCGCCTATCCAATTCTCAAGCGGCAGGGTGCCCTGCGCGAAAGCCGGGTGATGACCGGCGAACAGACCGCCCTGTCGCGCTGA
- a CDS encoding aminotransferase yields MTHPFSNATAARDIAFHVHSQTNPRLFEEQGPLIVTRGEGTRIYDAAGKEYIDAMAGLWCASLGFSNARLATAAAAQYSQLGFYHTFFHRTGDAVASLAEKLVDLTGMIGGKAYFATSGSEANETMVKLAWVYHTVRGKPTKRKIIARDRAFHGSTIAAASMCGLEFMHREFGLPLPGFVHAAAPYPYRGMVEGESEAAFAQRLADDLERQIVQEGPDSIAAFIAEPIYAGGGIIVPPRAYFPKIQAVLEKYDILCLDDEIVCGFGRTGAWFGKDTVGMKPQMMALAKGLSSGHFPISAVVMAPEIYEALRSFNANGGNFGHGFTNSGHPVGVAVASEAIRIYEELDIVGHVDRMGARLRSHFDAIAKSSDLVGEVRGAGLMLGIELVADKPGRKPFAPERKVGAMFDRIAYDNGLVTRCMGDVLGFSPPLIVSEADVDHIAERFERSLRDLERYVLQG; encoded by the coding sequence ATGACCCATCCCTTCTCCAATGCCACGGCTGCGCGTGACATCGCGTTTCACGTTCACTCCCAAACGAACCCGAGACTATTCGAAGAGCAAGGGCCGCTCATCGTCACCAGAGGAGAGGGCACTCGAATCTACGACGCGGCGGGCAAGGAATATATCGATGCGATGGCAGGGCTCTGGTGCGCCTCGCTCGGCTTTTCCAACGCTCGCCTGGCCACAGCGGCAGCGGCGCAATATTCCCAGCTGGGCTTCTATCACACCTTCTTTCACCGGACCGGCGACGCCGTCGCGTCGCTGGCGGAAAAGCTCGTCGATCTCACCGGCATGATCGGAGGCAAAGCCTATTTCGCCACCTCCGGCTCGGAAGCCAACGAAACCATGGTGAAGCTCGCCTGGGTTTACCACACCGTGCGCGGCAAGCCGACCAAGCGAAAGATCATCGCACGCGACCGCGCCTTCCATGGTTCTACGATCGCCGCGGCTTCGATGTGCGGTCTGGAGTTCATGCATCGGGAGTTCGGCCTGCCCTTGCCCGGCTTCGTGCATGCGGCGGCGCCCTACCCTTATCGCGGCATGGTCGAAGGCGAATCCGAAGCGGCTTTTGCCCAGAGGCTTGCCGATGATCTCGAACGGCAGATCGTGCAGGAGGGACCCGACTCGATCGCGGCGTTCATCGCGGAGCCCATCTATGCGGGCGGCGGCATCATCGTTCCGCCCCGAGCATATTTTCCGAAAATCCAGGCCGTTCTGGAAAAATACGACATCCTGTGTCTGGACGATGAAATCGTCTGCGGCTTCGGGCGGACCGGCGCCTGGTTCGGCAAGGACACCGTCGGGATGAAGCCCCAGATGATGGCGCTGGCCAAAGGGCTTTCCTCCGGCCATTTTCCGATTTCCGCGGTTGTCATGGCGCCGGAGATTTATGAGGCGCTTCGCAGTTTCAACGCAAACGGCGGAAATTTCGGCCATGGCTTTACCAATTCGGGGCATCCCGTCGGGGTCGCCGTCGCGTCGGAGGCCATTCGCATCTACGAGGAACTGGATATCGTTGGCCATGTCGATCGCATGGGAGCCCGACTCCGCTCGCATTTCGACGCCATAGCGAAGTCCTCCGACCTGGTCGGCGAGGTGCGTGGCGCCGGCCTGATGCTCGGTATCGAACTCGTCGCCGACAAGCCCGGCCGCAAGCCCTTCGCGCCGGAGCGGAAGGTCGGAGCGATGTTCGACCGCATCGCTTACGACAACGGCCTGGTGACGCGTTGCATGGGTGATGTCCTCGGCTTTTCCCCGCCGCTCATCGTCAGCGAGGCCGACGTCGACCACATCGCGGAACGGTTCGAGCGCTCGCTTCGGGATCTCGAACGGTACGTTCTGCAGGGCTGA
- a CDS encoding HAD-IA family hydrolase, with protein sequence MPFDLLICDCDGVLVDSEVLACRIDAEELAERGFQNYPLQEILKRFAGVSQTDMIKAIEAESGRTIGDDFAASVTRRVQEALKNDLLPLPDAAQILAALPIRKCVASSSEPRKLDLALAVTGLTPYFRPHVYSAILVKQGKPAPDLFLYVARDMGVTPDRCCVIEDSAAGVAAGIAAGMSVIGFTGGAHCLEGHAERLLALGAHAIARRWREIPGLLSALETAPAARQATPAL encoded by the coding sequence ATGCCATTTGATCTACTGATCTGCGATTGCGACGGAGTGCTTGTCGACAGCGAGGTTCTCGCCTGCCGTATCGATGCAGAGGAACTTGCCGAACGAGGATTTCAGAACTACCCGCTGCAGGAGATTCTCAAGCGGTTTGCCGGCGTTTCCCAAACCGACATGATAAAAGCCATCGAGGCTGAGAGCGGCCGGACAATCGGCGACGACTTCGCCGCCAGCGTGACGCGACGCGTCCAGGAGGCGTTGAAAAACGATCTCTTGCCGCTGCCCGACGCAGCGCAAATTCTTGCGGCGCTGCCGATCCGTAAATGCGTCGCGTCCAGCAGCGAGCCGAGGAAGCTCGACCTCGCGCTCGCCGTCACGGGATTGACGCCGTATTTCCGACCGCATGTCTATAGTGCGATCCTCGTCAAACAGGGCAAACCGGCACCTGATCTCTTCCTATACGTGGCCCGTGACATGGGTGTGACGCCCGATCGCTGCTGCGTGATCGAGGACAGCGCCGCAGGCGTGGCGGCCGGCATTGCGGCGGGAATGTCGGTGATCGGATTCACCGGCGGCGCACACTGCCTGGAGGGGCACGCCGAGAGGCTCCTGGCTTTGGGCGCGCATGCAATCGCGCGACGGTGGAGGGAGATTCCAGGCCTTCTGAGTGCGCTCGAAACCGCCCCCGCCGCCCGGCAGGCGACGCCCGCCCTCTGA
- a CDS encoding phosphodiesterase: MKIIHLSDIHMCPPGQHVVGFDPAARLAAVVDTVNAEHADADLCVVSGDLTDAGDEPSYRRLKPIIETISVPVHLMLGNHDRRGAFLSVFPEVPTDGHGFVQSTVEIGDFRVILLDTLDEARPSDGYLCEMRLSWLERELAKDPSAKTIVFLHHPPFSLGVEYFDAMLLRNGAEFEHLLDRHRTVVHVAFGHVHFPAFGLAATRSFSASRGTCHPIRTTLAGMTATYIDRPPGYDILLADRGRVIVHPMQTATPSEIVAKEDADGNGGAGSIEVFRQVMSEETKHAI, from the coding sequence ATGAAGATCATCCATCTTTCCGATATCCACATGTGCCCGCCCGGGCAGCATGTCGTCGGCTTCGATCCCGCGGCGCGGCTGGCGGCGGTCGTGGACACCGTCAACGCCGAACATGCGGATGCGGATCTGTGCGTCGTCAGCGGTGATCTGACGGACGCCGGAGACGAGCCATCCTATCGCCGTCTGAAGCCGATCATCGAGACGATATCGGTTCCCGTCCATCTCATGCTGGGCAATCATGACCGTCGGGGCGCGTTTCTGAGTGTTTTTCCGGAGGTCCCCACCGACGGACATGGCTTTGTCCAAAGCACCGTCGAGATCGGTGATTTCCGGGTGATCCTGCTGGATACGCTGGATGAAGCCCGGCCCAGCGACGGTTATCTCTGCGAGATGCGATTGTCCTGGCTCGAGCGCGAACTGGCGAAAGATCCGAGCGCCAAGACGATCGTCTTTCTGCATCATCCGCCATTCTCGCTGGGCGTCGAGTATTTCGACGCGATGTTGCTGAGAAACGGCGCCGAGTTCGAGCATCTTCTCGATCGGCATCGCACCGTGGTGCACGTCGCCTTCGGCCACGTCCATTTTCCCGCATTCGGACTGGCTGCCACACGCTCCTTTTCCGCCTCTCGCGGGACCTGCCATCCGATCCGCACGACGCTGGCGGGCATGACTGCGACCTATATCGATCGTCCGCCCGGCTACGACATCCTGCTCGCCGACCGAGGCCGGGTCATCGTGCATCCCATGCAGACCGCGACACCATCCGAGATCGTCGCCAAGGAAGACGCCGACGGCAATGGAGGTGCGGGTTCAATAGAAGTCTTCAGACAAGTAATGAGCGAGGAAACGAAGCATGCCATTTGA